In Electrophorus electricus isolate fEleEle1 chromosome 10, fEleEle1.pri, whole genome shotgun sequence, the genomic window TAGAGCTGGAACTTTCACTGTGCTTGGAATTTGGGCAGGGCCTGAGATCCGAGTTGGAGAAGGTGCTGTAGTAGAAGCAGAGGCTTGAGTTTGTGTAAGATTTGTAATAGGGGTTTGAATTGTGGTAGGGCTCCTAGTCTGGGTAGGGGTCTGCACAGCTGAGTGTGTTGGGGTCTGAGCAAGAGTAGGAGTTCCGGTTTGGATGGGGGCTGGGATTGGAATTGGTGGTTGAGCATGAGTAGGAGTTTGAAGAGGAGTTGGTGTCCGGGTTGGTGTTGCTGCTGCAGTGGGAGGTGGACTGGTGGTGCAGGATAAAGGAGAGGGCTGGGGAAGTGTTTGAGGGAATTTAGAACGAGGGCTCTGAGGTGCAGAAGACcctgaggaagaggatgcaTGCAGGGCGTGtaaagatgaagatgaagatgaagggtgggagggggaggtAGGTGAGGccttgctgctgtgtgtttggagaacTGCCAAAGAGGCAGATGTAGGGGGCAGTTCCAAGGATGACGAAGCAGGCAGAGGTGAGGAAGAATGAGAGGACGGCGCCTGAggggaggaagagtgagagggCGGAGCCTTAGCAGCAGGCTTTGGCCGCTGGGTTTGGGGGAGCCCTGGGGCAGAAGAGGTGTTAGAAGATGAGAGAGGCGTGTGTTTGGGGGAGGAAGAGACAAGGGTCACAGGGGCAGAGGCAGGTGGTGAGGTAGGTGGGGGGGCAAGtggtgttggctgtgtgtgcgtgagtggaGAGGGCAgcggaacaggtgtgtgtgcaggtggctTCTGGACCTGGGGAGGGTTTGAGCTCAACACGCCAGCACTTTCCCCCCGTGCAAGTTGTCCTTGTGAAACCAGGAAGGGGGCGGGCAGTAAGTTACCCCCAGAGGCTTTTCGATGGAGGGGGGGGTGTGGCTGCACACCTGGCCAGCCACGGTGGGGCAGTGTGGGCTGTGAGGCAGACAACAACCTGGCCTCCTGTGTCAGACGGCCCAGCGCTGGCAGACCCTGCGTGCTGCCCCCACCAACGTGCCGCATTAGAGCCTCTTTCGCTCCCTTCTGGCTGATCCGCCCGTCAGACAACACAGCTGCCATGGCTGGGGAAGGGGGTGTGGCCTTATGGAGAGGTGATGTGGTAGCCCCTCCCCCTAATGTGCCACTCATCACTGAGGGCTCTGTGTGGAGGCGGAGACTATAGTGCAGAGCTCTGCCAGTTTGGAGTGGAGTGGGTACTGATGATATAGGAGGGGTTTTGACAGCTGCCCCTGGCAGTGGAGCTCCTACCACAGTAGGAGGGCCAGCTGTAGAGGGGGAGGGTGTAGGGGTGATAGAGGCTGGCACGCGAGGTGGGAGCCCACCCATCACTCCAATGAGAGAGCTGAGTGATTGTCGGGGGTGCAGgatgggggggcggggcggggagACAGGACAGGCTGAGGGCGAAGGCGAGATGGGCAGCGGCGAGGGCAGGAACATGCCCAAACCATACTGCTGTACAGGCTGTTGTAGCGCAATGGCTACGTTGGTGGTGGCCGCTGCTGTCTGCAGGGGAGCGTGGACCAGCGGAGCCCAGATCACAGGCCGCGGGTGTGGGGACATGCTGCCCTCCGTGCTGCCTCGGTTGCTGGTACTGACGTCCTGCATGGTAGGCATACTGTCGTGTTTGACAATCTGCTGCACCAGGATACTGTCACAGGATCCAGCCCCAcctggccccgcccctggtCCCGGCCCTCGCCCCGTCCCACCTGGGCCACGCCCCAGACTGCTGCCTGCCACAGACCCCCCTTGAGACGTCTTTCGTAACAGGATGGAGTTCTTCTTACCTGCAGATGAACAAAGAGATATAAGACACCGCAGTGATCTGCAATTAAGGTAACAAAAAGATTCACCCAATTAGGAGACAGACAATACCAATGCGGTTCAGTCGGTCGGCTGCTACAGTTTCAAAGGCCCGCCTCATCATTGGGTGCTCCTCCAAGACCTCGTTGAAGCTGTCAACACTGAGCGAATAAAGGCGACAGTACGTATCAGCTCTGACACTCGCTGTCCTCCTGCCTCGGGTCAGCAGACAAATCTCTAAGGGAGAGGgaaaggcacacaaacacacaaacagaagaacACTTTGTCTTATAGAGGACAAATGCTTAAGAGTCCTTAAGAGTGTGAATTAACCAAAGCAGAGccttaaaaacagaaaacaacccATGTCCTAGTATCCCAATCATGATGTATTATGTATTAGTTAgtaaattatttaactttttatgCAAGTACAATGTCTAATCTCACCTCCAAAATATGACCCATCACTGAGTTTGGTCTCCTTGTTGCCGCGGGTAAGTACGCTGACCCTCCCGTGCTGAATGAAGTACATCTTACGTCCGACGGTTCCCTCTCGAATGATGAAGTCCCCTGGCTGGAACACCTCAAAGCGCAGCTTGGTCAAAACAGCCGTCACAAAGTTCGGATCGGCGTTAGCAAACAGCGGCATGTTGGCCACCAGGCTGCGGCAGTTAAAGCTCACAATCTCCTGTTCAGAAGCAATATGTACAGGACCGGTTTCATTGCTGGGTCAGGAAGTTGGGATGACAAACTCCTAAAGATGAACTATACAAGTCTACAGTATCCCGGAAGTCACACATGTTAAGTTTTAATCTTTCAAAAAAGATTTCAGACTTAAAAAACTAAAGACTAAAGTGTGCATCaaaaaaattgaattaaaaTTAGAATTGCCACTGCAGTGAGTGAAAGTGGGAATAGACAATTTTTTGCctcataaaataacattatttttggAAATAATACCCATTTTCAATCAAAATTTTGGATCATCTCATGAGTCTAATTCTTCTTGAATTAACAGTTGCTCAAACCACAGCCATTTTCTCAGGCCATCTGGCCCCTTCCTCCAACACACTGGCCTAAATGTCTTTAACACTATTGTCAAAACACAAATCCACAAATCATCTCTATTAATatctttataaaaacaaaacaaaacatgcagctTATAAATGTCTATTGAGGAAAAtactttatataaaaatatttacccTGTTCAAGAGTATTATTCATGAATGTGACCAAAGTCTTTAGGAATTAAGTTCTAAAGGAATTATAAGATTTTGTGATGATCCCCAAACTCCATAGACATAAATGTAAAGTCAGGACATAAATATAAAGTCAGGATATAGATCAGTCAGGTTACACTGAGCTTGCTGAACTGTACTCAGCCAGAGAGCAAGACAAAGCcctgctgtgtatgtgtgtgagtgtgtgtatgtgcatgtgtgtgtgcatgtgagtgtatgtgcgtgagtgtatgagtgtgtgtgcgtgtatgtgcatgcatgtgagtgcgtgcatgtgagtatgtgtgtgtgt contains:
- the LOC113574794 gene encoding potassium/sodium hyperpolarization-activated cyclic nucleotide-gated channel 1-like isoform X1: MDGAVGGSVGGSGDARPGRNGDQKRRSKSSLPSPGYCFSQASLEGERGEGAGRRRLSIMSSSRDGGPFRPGTAAGTPTTPIPLPPPVGPTLSGPAPSRSVGFAASRAALASTSSSGTGVVVVATGPETTTTTAAGTPEAVLGLDGEDYSYSNQSTFIQRQFGAMLQPGVNKFSLRMFGSHKAVALEQERLKSAGVWIIHPYSDFRFYWDLLMLLLMMGNLIILPVGITFFKDENTPPWIIFNVVSDTLFLVDLVLNFRTGIVKEDSTEILLDPKAIRQRYLKSWFLVDFVSSIPVDYIFLMVDLEARLDSEVYRTARALRIVRFTKILSLLRLLRLSRLIRYIHQWEEIFHMTYDLASAMVRIVNLIGMMLLLCHWDGCLQFLVPMLQDFPSDCWVFKNNMVNDSWGVQYSYALFKAMSHMLCIGYGAQAPEGMTDVWLTMLSMIVGATCYAMFIGHATALIQSLDSSRRQYQEKYKQVEQYMSFHKLPADVRQKIHEYYEHRYQGKMFDEENILGELSDPLKEEIVSFNCRSLVANMPLFANADPNFVTAVLTKLRFEVFQPGDFIIREGTVGRKMYFIQHGRVSVLTRGNKETKLSDGSYFGEICLLTRGRRTASVRADTYCRLYSLSVDSFNEVLEEHPMMRRAFETVAADRLNRIGKKNSILLRKTSQGGSVAGSSLGRGPGGTGRGPGPGAGPGGAGSCDSILVQQIVKHDSMPTMQDVSTSNRGSTEGSMSPHPRPVIWAPLVHAPLQTAAATTNVAIALQQPVQQYGLGMFLPSPLPISPSPSACPVSPPRPPILHPRQSLSSLIGVMGGLPPRVPASITPTPSPSTAGPPTVVGAPLPGAAVKTPPISSVPTPLQTGRALHYSLRLHTEPSVMSGTLGGGATTSPLHKATPPSPAMAAVLSDGRISQKGAKEALMRHVGGGSTQGLPALGRLTQEARLLSASQPTLPHRGWPGVQPHPPLHRKASGGNLLPAPFLVSQGQLARGESAGVLSSNPPQVQKPPAHTPVPLPSPLTHTQPTPLAPPPTSPPASAPVTLVSSSPKHTPLSSSNTSSAPGLPQTQRPKPAAKAPPSHSSSPQAPSSHSSSPLPASSSLELPPTSASLAVLQTHSSKASPTSPSHPSSSSSSLHALHASSSSGSSAPQSPRSKFPQTLPQPSPLSCTTSPPPTAAATPTRTPTPLQTPTHAQPPIPIPAPIQTGTPTLAQTPTHSAVQTPTQTRSPTTIQTPITNLTQTQASASTTAPSPTRISGPAQIPSTVKVPALFQTPAATVPTSTPFQNLAATVLSSAPVPNTQVPVFSQARTPPSQSPTQTPTQTPTIPPRTPPHTQTQIPTSTPVLLHIQTTAAVQTQTHTPIPIPNTTQTRNSSPVLTPTTTSIQTPPQKATSTPLQIPKFSQCPATGTAIFIQPETPTLQAPNPPSTQTPAFSTASSGVLSLSTSKPDTPPPAPAPGAQPASTQEGKQDTSIVQRESDALRHKLPANM
- the LOC113574794 gene encoding potassium/sodium hyperpolarization-activated cyclic nucleotide-gated channel 3-like isoform X2; the protein is MSSSRDGGPFRPGTAAGTPTTPIPLPPPVGPTLSGPAPSRSVGFAASRAALASTSSSGTGVVVVATGPETTTTTAAGTPEAVLGLDGEDYSYSNQSTFIQRQFGAMLQPGVNKFSLRMFGSHKAVALEQERLKSAGVWIIHPYSDFRFYWDLLMLLLMMGNLIILPVGITFFKDENTPPWIIFNVVSDTLFLVDLVLNFRTGIVKEDSTEILLDPKAIRQRYLKSWFLVDFVSSIPVDYIFLMVDLEARLDSEVYRTARALRIVRFTKILSLLRLLRLSRLIRYIHQWEEIFHMTYDLASAMVRIVNLIGMMLLLCHWDGCLQFLVPMLQDFPSDCWVFKNNMVNDSWGVQYSYALFKAMSHMLCIGYGAQAPEGMTDVWLTMLSMIVGATCYAMFIGHATALIQSLDSSRRQYQEKYKQVEQYMSFHKLPADVRQKIHEYYEHRYQGKMFDEENILGELSDPLKEEIVSFNCRSLVANMPLFANADPNFVTAVLTKLRFEVFQPGDFIIREGTVGRKMYFIQHGRVSVLTRGNKETKLSDGSYFGEICLLTRGRRTASVRADTYCRLYSLSVDSFNEVLEEHPMMRRAFETVAADRLNRIGKKNSILLRKTSQGGSVAGSSLGRGPGGTGRGPGPGAGPGGAGSCDSILVQQIVKHDSMPTMQDVSTSNRGSTEGSMSPHPRPVIWAPLVHAPLQTAAATTNVAIALQQPVQQYGLGMFLPSPLPISPSPSACPVSPPRPPILHPRQSLSSLIGVMGGLPPRVPASITPTPSPSTAGPPTVVGAPLPGAAVKTPPISSVPTPLQTGRALHYSLRLHTEPSVMSGTLGGGATTSPLHKATPPSPAMAAVLSDGRISQKGAKEALMRHVGGGSTQGLPALGRLTQEARLLSASQPTLPHRGWPGVQPHPPLHRKASGGNLLPAPFLVSQGQLARGESAGVLSSNPPQVQKPPAHTPVPLPSPLTHTQPTPLAPPPTSPPASAPVTLVSSSPKHTPLSSSNTSSAPGLPQTQRPKPAAKAPPSHSSSPQAPSSHSSSPLPASSSLELPPTSASLAVLQTHSSKASPTSPSHPSSSSSSLHALHASSSSGSSAPQSPRSKFPQTLPQPSPLSCTTSPPPTAAATPTRTPTPLQTPTHAQPPIPIPAPIQTGTPTLAQTPTHSAVQTPTQTRSPTTIQTPITNLTQTQASASTTAPSPTRISGPAQIPSTVKVPALFQTPAATVPTSTPFQNLAATVLSSAPVPNTQVPVFSQARTPPSQSPTQTPTQTPTIPPRTPPHTQTQIPTSTPVLLHIQTTAAVQTQTHTPIPIPNTTQTRNSSPVLTPTTTSIQTPPQKATSTPLQIPKFSQCPATGTAIFIQPETPTLQAPNPPSTQTPAFSTASSGVLSLSTSKPDTPPPAPAPGAQPASTQEGKQDTSIVQRESDALRHKLPANM